ATGTTCGTCTTGGTCGGAGCAGACGACTTCGATGTCGACCCATCGAGCCCCGGAAAGAATCGCGACTTCTCTCCACTCTTCTCGCGTCAGTTCGCAGGGGTTGCAAGAGTCGGCGATGACGGGACTGCCGAGGCGGAGATTGTCGGAGGCGATTCGGTAGGCGATCCGATAACCCTCTCCCTCGACCTCGATATTGCAATGGTCGCGGAGCCCTTGTTCGAGGGTGTCGATGCGTAGCCAGGTGGCTCCCGTGTGGGCCGCCAGCCGTTTGGAGAGGGTGGACTTTCCGGTGCCGGGCAGACCGGAGAAGATGTAAAGGATTGGGGTGTCCATGACTTTCAAGAGTTGGGAACGGATCGGTGGCCAGGAAATGTTCGCCGAGAAACTAGACCGCTTGTTGGATCTTCAAGTCCTGGCCCTCCAGGATTCCATAGCAGGTCTGTCCACCATCGAGGCACCAGCTCCGTCCATTTTGCCGGGCACCCCGCTGAGATCGGGTGTGGCCGACGATTTGGGGAAGCGGTAAGCTGTCTGCGAACTCGGTCCAGCATTGCCAAGTGAGGCCGCCGACTGGCTCCTCACCACCGCGGGCGATGCCGGGAGCCAGGAGAGGAGAGTATTGCTTGTGGAATTGGCGCAGGACGCTTTCGCATTCTTTCTCTAAGATGGAGAGAGAATCGGAGGTCTGGTTCGACTGCGGCCAGAAGCGTTCAGCAACCCCGGCGTGGGACAGCAGGTAGCCGTTGATCACGTGGAAGAGGCGGAAGGTGCGGACCAATTCGGGGGGCAAGATCTCGAAGATCTTGTTGACGGCGATTCCGGAAACGGGGACGCCTGCGTTGGTGCGGGGGAGGGCTTTTCGCTCGTTGCCATTCCAGTTGCGATGAGCCTCAAGGTACGGGATGTCATGGTTGCCCCAGAGGAAGGTGACCTTCCCCGTTTGGGTGCTGGCAAAATCCCGAATGAACTGGGCTGTCTCTTCGACGCTGGCAACGTCTTCCGGTCGCTCCCGGGTATCAAAATAGTCGCCGAGAAAAATACAATGGTCCCAGTCGCCAGCTTGCTGGATGATCTTTTGGAGCCAGGGGATATCCTGGTGAATGTCCGGAATGATCAGACATCTTCCCACATTGAGATGAGGAGTGGTCTGTTCTTCGAGAGTCATAGTTGTACTCCTGAGTAATGATTTGCGGAATTTTTCCAAGGTTGAAGTTTTGCCGGTCCGGCGAGGCGGAAGGAAGCTGCGCGATTCGCGATACGGTTTAATTGGGGAGTGGGGATGGCGAACCGGGAGCTTTTTCAGTTCCGGGGTTTCCGATTTGAAGCCATCTTGTAATTTTGTGGCGGAAAAATGAATACGACTAGTTTCTGGGGATAATACTTTCGGAGGATAAGCGGAAGAGTCTGGGGAGATTGACCTGCCGCGTGATTCCCCGGATTCTTAGGCAGTTGATATGAAAGAAAAACCCCAAGAGCCTCCCAAGGAGGGCCGTTCCGAAGGCTCTCGGATTCTGGCCTTCATTCTCGATGATCTGATTCCGATTCCCGGAACCAAGGCGAGGATCGGCCTGGATCCGATCATCGGGCTCATTCCCGGAGTGGGGGACGGTTCGACGACCGCAGTCGGTTCCTATATTCTCGTCCAAGGACTAAACAAGGGGGTGTCGCGAATCGTTTTGATTCGGATGGCGATCAATCTCCTGATCAATGGAATCTTTGGGGCGATCCCGATTCTTGGGGATCTCTTTTCGGCCTGGTTTAAGTCAAACCAGAGGAACTACCGTTTGCTGGAAAAGCATCGCAATGGTGCGAAGAAGGCGACGGCCATGGACTGGATCGTGGTGATTGGCGCCCTCGTCTTTGTCATCGCGGTGGCGGTGGGGCTTTCGTTCCTCGTCGGGCTGGTCTTTTACCGTTTACTCTCGGTGCTCTTTGGTTGACGGTGAGTCGGTGAGTCGGTGAGTCGGTGAGTCGGTGAGTCGGTGAGTCGGTGGACGGTTGTCGGTGGGCTGTGGGGAAGCTTTCGCAAACGGTTTCGGACTTGGAGTGCAGGGTTAGCTGCGAGTCTCGACTTCGGCGCTGACTAGGACTACGGGGCCGGTTGGGGCTGGAGATCCGCCTGTGGGCTCAATGCTGACCGCAAACCGGAGGGAGCGTTCCTCTTGCGGGTTGCTCTCGAAATTCTCGAAGGCCATGAACTCCTGTCCGCTGGCGAAGGTTTCGCCGGGAATCGGGTCTTCCTGGGTATCGTCGAGAGCCCAGATTTGGTAGGCGTGATCGTGTGGCGCATCGGGAAGGGAGCCTGCTACGAGATAGGCCGTTTTTTTCTGCGAATCCCAAAGCGCCACGGTTTGAGAGCCCGCGAAGTTTTCTTCCTGAGCTTCGAAGGGAATCACACGGAGGTTGGAGAGGACGCTGGAAGACTCCTGAAGGGTGGCAATCTGGCGACGGAGACGGTTCAATTGCTCCTGCTCACCGCGAAGAGTAAAGAAGGCGTAGGCCGCGAGGCAAAGCGCGAAGCCCGCAGCAACGGCCCAAGCGGGACTGCTCCAAAACGAAACGATCTTCGAGTTCTCGTGGGGAGTCGTCTCTTTCTCTCCTGAACGCTTCGCGGCGGCCAATATTTGATCGGGGATATGGGCGGGGGCTTCGGCCTCCGGGGTTGCGAGGGCCAACGTTTCATGGCCGCGGGCAAGTTCTTGAACATGGGCAGCGAGTTGCGGATCCCCTTCGAGCTTCTGTTCAAAGGCGCGTGATTGCGCTTCGTCTAAATCCCCGAGGATGTAGGCGAGAGCGGTATCTTCGAGTTCCTTATTCATGGAGGCCTCCCTCTTTGTGCAGCGAATCCCGCAGGCTGAGCAAGCCCCTTCGAATACGGGCTTTGATGGTGCCGAGGGGCTGACCCAGCTTTTTTCCGATCTCCCGGTGCGGCAGCCCGGCGAAAAAGGCGAGGCGGATGGCCTCGCGGGAATCCGGAGCGAGACGCCCGAGACATTCATCCAAACGTTGGCGGTCTTCGTTTTTTACGGTTTCGTCGCGTGGAGCGGCTTCAGCGGAAGGCTCGACATCGCGGTCGGAGGCCTCGTCTTGAAAGCGCTCAAGATTCTCTTGGGTGCGTCCAGTCTTGCGGATGCGATCAATCCCCCGATTGCGGGCGATGGCAAAAATCCAGGAGATTCCCGATCCACGTGCCTGGGTAAAGCGATCGGCTTTCTCCCATACCTCGGTAAAGACTTCTTGCTGGACCTCGGTGGCATCCGATTCGTTGTGAAGCATGTTTCGGAGGTAGCCGTATACTCGCCCGCCCAAGAGAGAGTAGAGGGTCCGAAGGTCATCCTCGCTACCGGAGGCGATGCCTTGGAGACAGTCTTCCACCTTGCGGCGAAGAGCGTCGGTCTCCTGTTCAGAATTAGGCATGGAGGTACAGGAATGAGCACTCCTCTCGAAGGGCAATCCCAAACTGGCCAAGGTCGTGATGGGGGCGCTCGCCAAGGAAGAGAGGATCGGATTCTGCAAGAGGCTTGGGCTCACATAAGAGAATACGGATGCCGGTGGGTTTTGGACGCAGAAAACTTTTTTGCATCCAATCGGGGATTCTCGTCGTAACCCCTTTTGAACGGACGATTCGGTCCGGCAAAACCAGAAACCTAATCGAAAAGTAACTATGAATACCAAAAAACTCATTCAATCTCTCGGAATTCTTCCTCTCTGTGCCGCTGCTTCGCTGTTGGCGGAAGAGCGTGAGGTGGGACCCTCTCATTTGTGGAATGGTCCATCCATGGGGGATGAAGAGACCATGACCGTCGAGGTCGGCGGAGCCCCAATGTATCCTTCGAAAACGATTGTCGAAAACGCCATGAACTCGGATGAGCACGAGACGTTGGTGGCGGCCGTGAAAGCCGCAGGTCTTGTCGACACGCTGCAGTCGGAAGGCCCATTTACCGTGTTTGCTCCAACGGATGCCGCCTTTGAGGCTCTGCCCGAGGGAACCGTCGAATCACTCCTGGAGCCGGAGGCCCAGGGCCAGCTGCAAACAATCCTGACCTACCACGTCATCCCCGGGAGCATGGACTCTGAGGCGATCCGCGAAGCTTTGCAGGCCAATGGGGGGTCCATGGAGGTGGAAACGGTCGCGGGTGAATCTTTGACCGTCTCGATGAATGGGGCCTCGAATCTCGTCCTCGAAGATGCCTCCGGGAATACGGCTCGTATTTTGACGTATGATGTCTACCAGAGCAACGGTGTGATCCATGTCATCGACACGGTTCTTCTCCCGTAAGAGAGAATTGTAGATCTTGGGTCTCTCTGCTGAGGGGGGCCGGTTTGTGGCCCGTCGGGAAGTTTTCCCGGCGGGTCTTTTGGGGGCCGGAGGGAGCACAGGCTGGCAGCCTGTGGTACTATTTGTGGATGAGTGGGGAGCCGAGTTTCAGGAAGTTTTCTCCCATGATTTGATAGCCTTCGGCGCTGGGATGGAGGTTGTCGGGAAGGTGCTGGGCGAGGGATTCGCCGAAGAGCTCGAGGCCGTCGAGGTAGTGGAGGTGGGAATCGCCGAGTTTTTGGAAGAGTTCAGCGGTTTCCCGCACTTGAGCGCGGTAGTCGGCCAGAGTCATCGAACAGGCGTTTGGATTGGTTTCCCGCTCGCAACCGTAGATGGGAGAGATGAGGAGGAGGGGTGTGTCCGGGTGCTTCTCACGGATGATCTCGACGCTGGCGATGAGATTTTGGGCGAAGCTGCGTGCGCTCAAGCTTCCTCGTCCGTAGATGTTGATTCCTGCACAGATGGAGATGGCGTCGGCGGGCAGATCCCGAATGAGGCGGGCAATTTGGATGTCGAGATGGCATTCACCTCCAAAACCGAGGGAGGTCAGGTTGAGGTCCTGATCTCGTGCGACAATGGCCGGCCAAGTCAGAGTTGGGGATTGGGCCGAGCGGCAGTGAGTGATGGAGCTTCCATAGGTGATCCATCGGGGGCGGTCGTCCTGCTGGACCGCGAGTGAGGCGTTGTCGTCGATTTCAAGATGCTCGAGAAAAAAGTCAGCGAACTGGGGCAGCCAGAGTTCGAGACGCTTGTCGCCGGAGGGCAGCCCTGCGCAAGAAAACTCGGTGGCATCCGTGAGGTCGATCGTTTCGAAAAGCTTCCCGTCGACACAGAGATTGAGTTTGGGGTTCTCGGTCTCGATTCGATGAAATTTCCCAGCAATGCGGGTCGTGGAGCTGCCGAATGCGATACGCACCCCAGCGGACTTGCTGGCTTTTTCGAGTAGCTGGGGGTGGAAGAGCGTTTTGCGGGAAAAGGGGATGCGCCAAGGGCGGGTGAAGGAATCCGTTTGCTCGAGGGAGACAGATCCGGGCCAGGATAGACGTGGGTCAGAATGGAGAATGCGCATCGTCTGAAACTAGAGATGCAAACGGGACCCTGTCCAGTGCAGGAGTGGGGCTTGTGAAAGGGGAGGCTACTCGCCTTCGGGATTTTTCCCGTTGCGGGAGCAGTGGCCGCAGCGATGGAGTTCGTCGCAGGTCGCTTCGATACGGAGGCTCATTTTCTTGGGGCTGAAACCGGTTTGGTGGGCGGCCCCACTTTCGCGTAGCGAGAGGCAGGGATTCTCCATCGGGAT
The sequence above is drawn from the Puniceicoccus vermicola genome and encodes:
- a CDS encoding RNA polymerase sigma factor; its protein translation is MPNSEQETDALRRKVEDCLQGIASGSEDDLRTLYSLLGGRVYGYLRNMLHNESDATEVQQEVFTEVWEKADRFTQARGSGISWIFAIARNRGIDRIRKTGRTQENLERFQDEASDRDVEPSAEAAPRDETVKNEDRQRLDECLGRLAPDSREAIRLAFFAGLPHREIGKKLGQPLGTIKARIRRGLLSLRDSLHKEGGLHE
- a CDS encoding anti-sigma factor, encoding MNKELEDTALAYILGDLDEAQSRAFEQKLEGDPQLAAHVQELARGHETLALATPEAEAPAHIPDQILAAAKRSGEKETTPHENSKIVSFWSSPAWAVAAGFALCLAAYAFFTLRGEQEQLNRLRRQIATLQESSSVLSNLRVIPFEAQEENFAGSQTVALWDSQKKTAYLVAGSLPDAPHDHAYQIWALDDTQEDPIPGETFASGQEFMAFENFESNPQEERSLRFAVSIEPTGGSPAPTGPVVLVSAEVETRS
- a CDS encoding metallophosphoesterase family protein, which translates into the protein MTLEEQTTPHLNVGRCLIIPDIHQDIPWLQKIIQQAGDWDHCIFLGDYFDTRERPEDVASVEETAQFIRDFASTQTGKVTFLWGNHDIPYLEAHRNWNGNERKALPRTNAGVPVSGIAVNKIFEILPPELVRTFRLFHVINGYLLSHAGVAERFWPQSNQTSDSLSILEKECESVLRQFHKQYSPLLAPGIARGGEEPVGGLTWQCWTEFADSLPLPQIVGHTRSQRGARQNGRSWCLDGGQTCYGILEGQDLKIQQAV
- a CDS encoding AAA family ATPase, whose protein sequence is MDTPILYIFSGLPGTGKSTLSKRLAAHTGATWLRIDTLEQGLRDHCNIEVEGEGYRIAYRIASDNLRLGSPVIADSCNPCELTREEWREVAILSGARWVDIEVVCSDQDEHRIRIETRKNEVPGLRLPSWQDVLDRDYEKWTEDRIVIDTATTSIDRAFQDLLKKLWASRTDQAPANFPRNIKNTAPTKQRPAQR
- a CDS encoding SGNH/GDSL hydrolase family protein; this encodes MRILHSDPRLSWPGSVSLEQTDSFTRPWRIPFSRKTLFHPQLLEKASKSAGVRIAFGSSTTRIAGKFHRIETENPKLNLCVDGKLFETIDLTDATEFSCAGLPSGDKRLELWLPQFADFFLEHLEIDDNASLAVQQDDRPRWITYGSSITHCRSAQSPTLTWPAIVARDQDLNLTSLGFGGECHLDIQIARLIRDLPADAISICAGINIYGRGSLSARSFAQNLIASVEIIREKHPDTPLLLISPIYGCERETNPNACSMTLADYRAQVRETAELFQKLGDSHLHYLDGLELFGESLAQHLPDNLHPSAEGYQIMGENFLKLGSPLIHK
- a CDS encoding fasciclin domain-containing protein, giving the protein MGDEETMTVEVGGAPMYPSKTIVENAMNSDEHETLVAAVKAAGLVDTLQSEGPFTVFAPTDAAFEALPEGTVESLLEPEAQGQLQTILTYHVIPGSMDSEAIREALQANGGSMEVETVAGESLTVSMNGASNLVLEDASGNTARILTYDVYQSNGVIHVIDTVLLP
- a CDS encoding DUF4112 domain-containing protein, encoding MKEKPQEPPKEGRSEGSRILAFILDDLIPIPGTKARIGLDPIIGLIPGVGDGSTTAVGSYILVQGLNKGVSRIVLIRMAINLLINGIFGAIPILGDLFSAWFKSNQRNYRLLEKHRNGAKKATAMDWIVVIGALVFVIAVAVGLSFLVGLVFYRLLSVLFG